Proteins from a single region of Pyrus communis chromosome 6, drPyrComm1.1, whole genome shotgun sequence:
- the LOC137736562 gene encoding S-adenosylmethionine decarboxylase proenzyme 4-like codes for MAVSGFEGFEKRLELHFSGDDRKNVGSSFGLGLRLLDFESLQHVLHAVQCTVVSAVANHYFDAYVLSESSLFVYPTKIIIKTCGTTQLLKSIPPLLRHASLDLGLTLVFCRYTRGNFIFPNAQPFPYTNFQNEVVYLEESLPDSLCYRKANVMPSKTPSHAWHVFSASTENTKCPFGEDDSDGGLFTLEICMTELDRDLARNFFLRPGTEYDGDSAGKEMTALTGISGINPRALICDFAFDPCGYSMNGIYGNRHSTIHVTPEDGYSYASFECVGSVYDDRDDVVRVLKKVVQIFRPATMSVSTTCASHEVWMRVAGALEPLGLKCRSCSVDEFPASGNVVYQTFVDRRSKKNNNK; via the coding sequence ATGGCGGTTTCTGGTTTTGAAGGGTTCGAGAAGCGTTTGGAGCTGCACTTCTCTGGGGACGACCGTAAAAATGTAGGGTCGTCGTTCGGTCTTGGTCTTCGCCTCCTTGACTTCGAGTCCTTGCAACATGTCCTACATGCCGTCCAATGCACTGTGGTCTCGGCCGTAGCCAATCACTACTTCGACGCCTACGTGTTATCCGAGTCCAGCCTCTTCGTCTACCCTACCAAGATCATCATCAAGACCTGTGGGACCACCCAGCTCCTCAAATCTATCCCTCCACTTCTCCGCCATGCGTCGCTAGATCTCGGCCTCACCCTCGTCTTCTGCCGCTACACCCGCGGTAACTTTATCTTCCCCAATGCCCAGCCTTTTCCCTACACCAACTTCCAAAACGAGGTCGTTTATTTGGAGGAATCTCTTCCCGACAGTCTCTGCTACCGCAAGGCAAACGTCATGCCCTCCAAAACCCCCTCACATGCATGGCACGTGTTCTCCGCATCCACAGAAAACACGAAATGTCCTTTTGGAGAAGACGACAGCGACGGCGGACTGTTCACACTCGAAATTTGCATGACCGAGCTCGACCGTGACCTCGCCCGCAATTTCTTCCTCCGTCCCGGCACCGAATACGACGGTGACTCCGCCGGCAAAGAAATGACTGCGCTCACTGGAATATCCGGAATTAACCCTCGTGCTCTGATCTGCGATTTCGCATTCGACCCCTGCGGGTACTCCATGAACGGTATCTACGGGAACCGCCACTCCACCATCCACGTCACCCCCGAAGACGGCTACAGCTACGCGAGCTTCGAGTGCGTGGGGTCGGTCTACGACGATCGAGACGACGTTGTTCGGGTGCTGAAGAAGGTCGTCCAAATCTTCAGGCCGGCGACGATGTCGGTATCGACCACGTGTGCGAGCCATGAGGTGTGGATGCGTGTCGCGGGGGCATTGGAGCCGCTTGGACTGAAGTGCCGGAGTTGCTCCGTGGACGAGTTTCCCGCCTCCGGTAACGTCGTGTACCAAACGTTCGTCGATCGTCGgagtaagaaaaataataataagtag